GCTATACCATGTCATCAAGTGTTAAGTGctttaaacacacaaaaaatgaaTAGAATTGCGTAACAACTCGGCAAAAATGTCTTTTCAACTCATTGGAAAACTGAAAAGTACTTTCTATTTCTAAGCTTGAATTATTAGTACACTAAACCTGAAGTAAAAACGACCACGAAAATCGAAAAACGACAGATACTACAAAGATCGGGATTATATGGCAAGCAACGAAAATCAGATAGATGGTGATAACCGACCAAAGACGTTGACAATTCCCTCCGTTAGTGTTGACTCGGTTGCTTGAAAAATCAATTAACTGTTTGAGTTTGACATAAATGCGCGATAGATTAGGTAACTAGACAACAATTCAATTTAATAGCCATTAAAACCTAGAATTCCAAGCAAGAGAAACGCAGATCCAGAAATCGTAGAGTTGAGGCACATTTCACCTGAAAGTCATAGCAAGAGAAATTGTCACTCAGCTAAAAAACTCACCATCGGCCACGAAAATATAACGAACCGTCTCTGAGTCAATGCCGAGTTCTCTCATTCGCAAACTCGGAAGCTCTTCAGAAGATTTCCAAGTGAATCTCGCTCTTCTATCACTCCGCAATGACTTTCATTgaaaaggactaaaataaaatgaaatagataACGAATGTGAAGCGAGTCGGCAAAACTAAAACTAGACAAATAATTATGTCTGATGAGGAAATGAATTGTGATTCTGTGAATGAATGtggaatgaaattttaatattttaataaataaagaaagaataGCATTATTAACTCTTTTAAAAGGCTATGACAGAGAAAGAGAAATAGatatactaatattttaatgatatttaaatAACTAATAGTATTGGTTTAAAAACGACGAGAGGGAGCACGAGGATTGAGCAAGGTGTGGTCTAACGTGCGCCGGGACGGTAGTAGCCCACAAAACGACGACGTGTTGATGTCCACACCTTACCCTATCCGATTAATCCTTGCctggttaattaattaattaatcacaatATTACAGCCTCTTTCAATACAAGCTAGAAGTAGAGTAATTTTGAGAGTTTCTCTATTAAAAAAACTCTATATTTTTCGAAGAAAAGATCTCAAAATCACTTGTGACTTGTATCCAAACACATACTAAGTCATTGCATTAGAGCAACTGCAAGTAGTTCGTGAATTCCACCGTTGATTGTGTTGATTTTCTCCTCGTTTTTTCTAGTGATGAAATAGGAATTGTTCTTGGGGGTAATGTTGTGGAATCCAATGTCTGCACTTCACTCACTCGCACACACTCTTGCGTTGCTGTGAACTTCGAACGAGTACGAGAGTGTATCACAAGATTTGTGAGTTCCTACTCTATGGACCATAACAGAGTTGATTCCTAATTTAAGATTATACTCAAACTATTTCAAGATTATGAGTCACTCACAAGATTCAACAGTAGCAAGAACCAAAAGAATTGAAGACTCTCAGATGAGTCTGGTTTAGAAAATTGTGGTCGACTTAGATCCATCACTCCCTCCTCGATGTGTTAAGCGTCATAAATTGGTTCGTCTTATTTTATATAGTGATGGTGTTTTGGAAGTCATTTCTAGCGTCATAAATTGGTTCTTCATAATTTATATGCTTTATCAAGAAATTTCTAACTATTTTTagcatctataaaaaaaatcgtcCCAAAAGAGCTGttatatcattatttaagaaaaaaaaatgtaataatagGAGAAAAAACCAAACAAAACTATGGGGGACCCGTCAACGTTTGgttaaaaaactaaaaccaaAAACGTTTAATAGTGGaacaactaaaaacttattttacctaattataatttaatcaatcATTACATTTTATAGGATATCATatcatacaaaatatttatcaattttattaataattaacttttattaaaaaaacttaaccctttttttagtgatatttttttttggttacatTTTTTGATTTATCACACTACTTGAACCCAAGATTAATTATTGAAGCCTAATTTTACTCGTTACAACGTAATGTTGTATCAATTATTACccttaacttaaaataaaaaataaaaatcttatgcCCCGCATGAGTATGAaaactattttactttttacataTTAAACATCAATCATCTATAATCTATGaatttagaataaatatttacctggTGAGAGCTTCGTTCTCTCCAATTTTTAAGGCATCCTCCTCTGCGCAAATATTCTTTGctctcaattttttataaatatttttcttctttctctcttatctttttgcttttttcttttttcatctctCTTGATTTTAACTCATCTGTCTCTTTTATTTATGATTCTATAGGAATTTCTTATGATTTCTAGTAATAAATTATCCTTATCTTCTTAACTTGTGTACTAATTTAAATTCCTTCATCTTtgacctatttttttttatctcttacctagtttaattttcataaatttcacAGTGTTGACCAAATTAATCATatctttttttaacaaatattaatcatattttgaaaCATATCAAAACAAAGagttattattgaattttaatcatttcaatttattgggttgataatttattatgtttagatatatttaatatttttttaaaataaaattattaaattttgttgagATCATTTGATatacgtgtatatatatacatatttaatttaatttaattttacaacatgaatttttttatactttttatgacaaataattataatttaaaaacttgcatattagatttgatttatGTAGTGTATGTAACGTCCTTGgttataataacaattcataataaaaatatactttaaaacatttataagataagaatttaaaatttttaatgtttctGTATGCttcaaatattataaagaatcaaactaaaataaagtttaattaataataaactaaGTTTTCAATCTTTCTTGTCTCAAAAGTTTATCCCTTAAAGTAAAACAACACTTTTAAtgagataataattttaatcaataaaataagttataaaagagtttataaattatgttgttCTTAAAGGGCACGATATTTGAGAAAATTCAACCACGgtattcacaaaattaaattaaaaatcatatgcaATACTTATAAAACAACCACACAAATATTCatagaatgaaaaaatattctAGTAAATAAACACTAACACCTCAGTGCATTCAACTATTGAATAAGCATATATCACAAATATAACTTAGTAATTCTCTGGATTACTATACTCAactctttgatttttaaaactgATGTAGATATTAAATTCTTCAGAAAGTCTACAAGCTTGTATCCATGTAATGAAGTCCCACTCTCATTTCCATCATAAATGAAGGTTATTCAAAATCTTTCTCATCCCATATAGATGTATCTATCATCTCATCCACAATGATTTTAGAGGAAGGCATCTCATGCATATTCAACTCTCAACATAAGGCATACACTGTTGTCACTTCCCAAAAGATGATAATCATTTTACGCATAATTACAAAACATCATTTTAAATAACTACCAAATAGATACTCTAATTTCATGCACATTAATAGCTCATAAAATCACACCTGAAATTATAGCATCATATgaatcaattaataattaattatgaaataaaaCACACATGCGtatcataatatattttagttgatATATAAGATAACTAAACACAAAACTCAAGCAAACTAATTCatgaattttcaaataaatttcaagATTTAATATGTAACCATCGAGGAATCATACATTGTAATAACCCTtgttgtaaaattaaattaaatcccgtgaatagtaaaaactaCATGTTGGTATGATTATACATTacacttaaataaattcatGTAAGATATTATGAAACCTAAGTTTTACAATCATCGCAAGGATTAGTTCATGCAAGGATCAATGTATCAATGATAGATAAACTCAAAAAGATGTGTTTCCAAAAATTTATACCATGGAAATTTagaaaaatgagatttttttactCACCTCTTGAAGCATATAGTAATTCACATATTGTTTGATGgttattcatcttctccatttaGTGTGTCAACaaattctctttatttattttttcttctcaaactTATATgatctacaatttttttattttctaagagatATTGTGTATAAAATTATAGGAGAAGAGAATTTTCTATCCTTATATACTAAAAGAATATATGATTTAAGATTAGGTTACATGCTATATATTCTTTATAGATTTGACtaatcaaaattttctttatctttttctactttattatatagatttatctaattattaatatcatctaatattttattttctttcatggtATAGTAAGATAAAACATAATAAGATTGAAATGGTTTTAAATGAtcacaaattcaaatataacaaatatcTTATATAAACTAGATATACAATGGTATattgttaatatattaattatctttaCAATAGTAacaatctttaaatatttttaattaggataTGAAGCTgtcatactttttttataactataaaataatttcaacgaTCTTATATTAaccatctaatttttttataaaataattatttaactcgataatttttaaataaagtaattaaaaaaagacatatttattattcaattattttaatgatatttaatatattataatataaacattCTAAATATAgcaataatcattttaattcaaataaatttttatactaataatttttatactaaaaccaataacaataattacattaaaattttagaatattacaatatagaaactaaaacactagtttagaaatcaagatgaaataataaatcaaaataaataagtgattaatatatgaaattaagATAAGATAGAAAGTTAAGCTAAGATATTAGATTGTCCaccaaaagaacaaaagatACGATATTAGATTTGACTCATGAAATGGATGagctaaaacaataatttagaaataaagataaatataatataatagattaaaagagataaatttcttaaaaaataaagataaatataatataatatattaagataaGACATTTGAGAAAGGAGGCTAATAATAACTCTTTAAAACTATCTTTTatgaaaacttttaaaaaatatgttgttaaataaacctaaaaaaataatttaatatgagAATTCgtctttataaatttaagagtgtgtatattcataaatattttttttacaacatcagctcatttaaatttaaaccaaGACCACCTGAAAAACGAGTAAATGAAATGGGACCAAACCAGTCGAAAGTGGGAGGCAGCCGTGGAAAACTAAGGAAGTCAAATCTGACGCCATGAGGGGCTAAaaagatataataataaattaagatttaaatatgtttttggtacgTGCAAAACACAGTGTTTTaagttattatataaaatttatttttagtcatttattacttcaattttttttaatatagtatatattattagtCTCATTATATATTAAGTGATAACGTCATAAAATAAATGTCACATTATTGAAGAAGATAAATGGGATGAGATGGTATGACCAAAGATGAATTTGGGATTGAAATGTGAAGAAGGAGACAACCACGAAAATGCTCTTAGTGGCGACAACAATAACAATCCCAAGGGAGAGTGACGATCACATGAGGGAGGTAGGTGGGTGGAgaagttattaaaatataataattgaatttttaaaaataaattaaataataaataattatgtgattttaatttattaacgtGTGGAGTAATTAGATGATGACGTGATATTTTATCTGTTATGTCATCATTAATGAGATTAACATGACATGTAAtacattgaaacaaaaaaacctTAGATTTGTAGATGATCAAAAGTAAATTTtagataataacttaaaaatgacattttttaggtataataaaatatacttaagttataaattaataaaatttattaagaaaataaaaaattaaaacctgCGCTTTTCGCTAGAGAAGGATCTTGAAGAAAAACCTAGATCCACCAAATCTTGAGATCCAACGGCCCACGCCTCGTCACAAAAACTTGGCGAATAAAAGTTCTAGACCCTTCCGCGTGACCTAAGAATATTTGGAGCTTCGATCGTGGCCGTCCAATGAATCAAGCACCATTGTGTATATAAACACGCGAgacgtagaagaagaagaattagtGAATTAGAATCCACCTTGGCCTAGCCAGCTAGCGCTTCTTCTCTCGCATTCCGTGGAGATCTAGTGCTGCCAAACCTCGCTGAAAATTAGGGTTTCGTTTCGGAGGTAGACGAAGATGTTCGGAAGGGCACCGAAGAAAAGCGACAGCACCAGGTACTATGAAATCCTCGGCGTTTCGAAGAACGCTTCGCCGGATGATTTAAAGAAGGCTTACAAGAAAGCCGCCATTAAGAACCACCCTGACAAAGGCGGTGATCCTGAGAAGGTATAGGTCGTCAATTTTCTCATAATTTGATTCGTATATGTCATGTCTGTTGATTATTGATTAGATAAATTTCTTAATCATGATGCTGTGGTTTGAGTTGTTATTTGATTGAATCATTTACCAATTTGATTAGTTTATGATTTGTCATATTGGATTGATTTAGGGTTAGGGAAATTGGgggaaaagggaaaaatatagGGTTAGAGATTGTGTTTAGTGGTTTATTGATGTGTCTGCTTTGGGATTGGATGATAGTGTTtagaatttgattattctagtagTTTGTAATTTTGCATAGAGGTTTGTGTTATTGTTCGTTATGGATTTGTGTGCGTTTTTTGGTGTAGTTCAAAGAGCTTGCTCAAGCCTATGAGGTTCTGAGTGACCCTGAGAAGCGTGAAATTTATGACACATATGGAGAAGATGCTCTTAAGGAAGGAATGGGTGGTGGTGGCGGTGGCCATGATCCATTTGATATCTTCAGTTCATTCTTTGGTGGAAGTCCGTTTGGGTCAGGTATGGTTTGCTCGCttgtttgtttatttgaaagggattttcttcaattaattgTGTAATTAGTCTTACGAGGAATTGTTACGCGTGTAAACAGGTGGTAGCAGTAGAGGACGGAGGCAGAGACGGGGAGAAGATGTGGTTCATCCCCTGAAGGTCTCTCTGGAGGATCTTTACCTTGGAACATCTAAGAAACTCTCTCTTTCACGAAACGTGCTGTGTTCAAAATGCAATGGGTGTGTGTTGTGCAATTAGGTTTATTTGAAGGACATGCTTGTTGTTCCTTTTTGTTAATAGGGTTTTTGACATTGTTGGTTTGTTGTATGTAATTTGATTACAGGAAGGGCTCAAAGTCTGGGGCTTCAATGACCTGTGCTGGTTGCCAGGGTACTGGCATGAAGGTGTCTATTAGGCACCTTGGTCCTTCTATGATTCAGCAGATGCAGCATCCTTGCAATGAATGTAAGGGTACTGGAGAGACAATCAATGACAGAGACAGGTGCCAACAGTGCAAAGGAGAGAAAGTTGTTCAGGAGAAGAAAGTACTTGAAGTTGTTGTGGAGAAGGGAATGCAGAATGGACAGAAGATTACATTCCCTGGTGAAGCTGATGAAGCAGTATGTTGAGCTTTGATACCAACACCGTGCTGGATTATGGAAATTAGGCTGACCTtgatctttttttgttttgcagccTGATACAGTCACTGGGGATATTGTCTTTGTCCTACAACAGAAGGAACACCCAAAGTTCAAACGAAAGGCCGATGACCTTTTTGTAGAACACACATTGTCTCTTACTGAGGCACTGTGTGGCTTCCAGTTTGTGCTGGCTCACTTGGATGGCCGGCAGCTTCTTATCAAATCTAACCCTGGGGAGGTTGTTAAGCCTGGTATGTAAATGATCCACATCTGGTTTTGTCACTGTCTCAGTTTTGCATGTTGATTGAAACTTGAATTAATGTGTGATTTGTTACTCTTGCAGATTCATACAAGGCAATAAATGATGAGGGAATGCCAAACTACCAGAGGCACTTCCTGAAGGGAAAGCTTTACATTCATTTCTCAGTGGAATTTCCTGATACCCTGAGTCTTGATCAGGTGAAGGCTTTGGAGGCTACTCTGCCACTAAAGCCTACATCGCAGTTGACAGACATGGAGCTGGATGAGTGTGAGGAGACCACACTCCATGATGTGAACATGGAGGAAGAGATAAGGAGGAGGCAACAAGCTCAGCAGGAGGCATATGAGGAGGATGAGGATATGCATGGTGGTGCTCAGAGAGTGCAGTGCGCTCAGCAGTAATCAGAGCCTGTGATGTCATTTGATGATCTCGATTATGCTATTTTTTAGCCGCTTGTGCGGGACTAAACATAATTAGTGTTTGATCAAAACGATTTTGACAAGCAAACACTGTAGAATTTATTGTCCAAGAAATTATTTCGCAAAAGACATCTTAagtaccattttttttcttcttatggcTCTGCTTGCATtggtattttttctttctttcattttttcacttttgttttgcaaaagaatatatttttatctgttgattcaaaatatagtttaattttcataagcAGTTCAGTTATCATATATGGAATTAGATGATCAATTATACTTTACTAAGGAATGGGGAAAATAAGAgtttaattcaaatttagaTTCAGACATGATATACTTAACCGAGTACTCTTTTTCGGATTCAAGAAATAAATGTTgagatctttttttcttttgaaagacAAACCTACATGGTTGTGGTCACCATTATTTATCATTAtcaacattattattatcaatggtcaccattatttatcattatcaacattattattatcaatatcattGACATTGATATCATCACCACTCAAAagttttgttaaattaatttaaacacaacataaaacttttaaacatgaatttaatttgaaactgatcataagatttttttaaaactaaaactaaaaattggttgttaattttaaaattttcaaaatttataatttaaaaccaTCCCAAACAAGACCTAAATTTATGGTTGAAAtctaaaatcatttgaaaaaatgATTTACTCACTCAATTTATTTATGTGGCTATGGCTTCGTGGGTTGTGGCCTTGTGGGAAAAGTTTATACACGTTGTAAGGTTAAAAATTTAAGCTTTCAagagttatttaatatttaaaaaaatggtctAGTTCATTTCATGAGTTAACTAGTTTATTACATGGGCTCAATATcctacttctatttttttatcaagaaacatttttttaattcaaaattcaaaatattcaaatttagacttttaaagttttttaaattaatagattttaaaaataaaaataatttttaaatctaaGTGCTTGTCAATAAATTTATACTTGCAATTTGAAAATAAGTGAAACAGACTTCTAATTATTATTAGCAATGTATTACAATCAATCTATAGTGAACTGAGAtagtacaaataaaattattattatttatttcatctaAAAAAAAGTCCCGATGTTTGGTCAAAAGACAAGTGAACAAATGCTTTGTaactcttaattatattttatttttgaagaaaatcatattaattGAGTCTGAAATGGTGCAACTTATGcttaacaatataaaaagtttGAGTTAACAACATGCAACATCCtacaaatacaataaatatgACGTTGATCTAAACTTTGTAGTTTGTATTAATGTCAAGTAGAATAAATACAAGAGAATTTCTGTGCtgtactaaaaaaattgtgaggaTTTggaaactattatttttttaaccaataaaattgTCATATCATTTATCTTctcattaattaaagaattttatattaaggttcatacttttaaatttatcttcaatccaatgtttaaaatttaaaatagttgtaattttattttttttaaaaataatcaaggactaattttttaaaaaattctttaattaattagaagacATATGACATTAAcaattttattggttaaaaatatAAGAGTACCAAAATCCTCATTTGGACTACCATAGAAGCTCTCTAAATACAAAGCCTTATTCAAAAATTTAAAGTCCAGAGACCGGAGACCTTTCACATTAGATTGTAATAATAACCAAAGTTGTCAAGATATTCGACTCATATTAAACTTAAGTTTAAGATGTTCCTAAAACAGGAGGCAAATGAAGCGAAGGTCTTAATCTGTGTAAAGGTACTCATGGTTTGGTTTGgatatttatataactaaaataaaaaataattagattataagtttaattataatcataattaattctatataattaattattgtttttaaaatatgagtatATATAACCGGctatgaatgaataaaaataaattatttgaaataataatttttataaaactagttataactttatatttataacttttttaaataaaaataaattatttaaaataatcataaaattggttataattttataactgcttttatataactagttatataaaatttgtcatagttatttttttaaaactaactattTTTAACAGCCCTAAATCTGTGTGTAAAGAATATGATTCTCGTAAATCTGTGTTAGTTTGTTAAGAACTATTGCAGTTTAGAATTGTGAGATTAATAAGTATAAACTTTTGTGTTAATCTTCTTTATcctttatctctttttattctttcatttgTCATAATAGGGAAGAAATACGTATTTAACGTTATTAAATAGAATTTGTTTATAATCAAGGTGTAAATCAATCCCTATAGATCACTTCTTTATATTGATCTGACGCAtgcaaatcaaaactaaaaTACACCATACTTCTAACATaatatttccttttaaaaataattggtaAATATATATAGTACTGAATTTCACCCGACAAAAGgagtgtttaaaaaaatgacaactaTTGACATTTTTCTCTTCATGTAATTTCAAATGAACATTATCGCAGTTATCAAAACTGACTCTTCAAGAGGTACGAAAACTGAAAGCATTCACACAAGGGAGTGCTAAATATTCTCCCAAGAAACCACAAGgttttcaaacaaaacatataaGAATCCTAGTAATTGCTAATATCAATCTTCTTTTGGAGATGCCGAAATAACTGTGGAATTGTAAATGAAGGCTTGTCCCATGATTTGATACATAATTTTGCCACAGCTAGAAGACTTTTGAGCTCCGTACAGTCATAATTGTTACCAAGATCAGGATCTATCATCTTATCTATGGAATTGTAAAAACGGGATTCTTGGATCCATTCGATTAAATCCGAACCTTCCATCTCTGATGACTGACCGGTGACCAGTTCCAATATGAGCACTCCAAGTTGGAATATAATCTTACAACTTTTCTGCTTCAAATCTGATGTGGATGAGGATGGTGAGCACATAAATGTAAAGCAACAAAATGTAAGCacttacaaatataatttagttataagAGTAGTTTACAAGAAGTGACCTTCTGAATATGGCACCATAACAGAATTTCCACCAGATGTAAGAAGGCCAAAGTCAGATAGCTGTAATTGCAGAAGGCAATCTAACTTAATGCGATTTCTAAATTAGAGTGTTTTTTTTGCCTTCGGCATGTCAATCTGAAATGAGATATAAAAAATTCAGTGATAAAGGGAACTATTTCCTTACTTTGGCTGTGAAGTTCTCATCTAACATGATATTGCTTGAGGTGATAGAGACATGACATACTGGTGGGTCACTGAAGAGAAACAAGTATTCCTGCTTTCAAAATCAGCATATGGGCAAAAATCAGATAACCATGCTCGGCAAATTTTGTAGTTCTACTGtttgttcatattttataattttaaatggaGAGGGTATCAAAAGCCTCTTAGAATTCCATGTTGTATTGTTAACGTGGAACCTTACATCGATCCTTGATGATGATAAGTCAATGTCACAATTGTTCGATACTAAACTGCCTCCTCTTTAGCATTATATAACCCAAAATAAGACAGTTTGAAAACCAGccaaattacataaaatatatcttgcagcTAAATAtgtaaacttttctttttcattaagCATATATGATCCTTATTATTGTTAGAATCACATTATTCTTTGCCAACATTTTGTCTTCCTGCTCAGTGCTTACCTCTTGTATTTACTTATGCTATTTATCCTGTTTTTACTTCCCCACTCTGCAGCTTAATTTGCCTTTATTTGATCCTGTCTCCTAGAGGTTATACAATGTGAGTTTGACACTTGGTATGTGCTGCTTTCCTAATCAAAAGATATGATAGCGATCACCTCTTCTCTCAAAGTTGCGTGGCTTTTGCCAAGTTCCTTGACATGGTCCTCTCAAGCACTCTAGTATACTCTACTTGTTCACCTTTGTCAATTTGCAGTACCGATAACCGTCCCAATTCGAAGTTTATTTTTGGAAGTTTTAACCTTGCTGACTATGACAACAGTTAGCAAGTCCCACATCATATTAGTTGCTAGTAGGGAGAAGATGACACTAATAGCTATTTGAATACACAGAAGCTAACTTCTACCCTGGTCCGTGGAACCAAGTGACCTAGTTTTTCTATATTCACTAACTTTGCCATATGTGTCAAGTTACTTTTCTTTCACGGGTATAACACTACCACATATCTAACTTAACAGGGACTTCCCCGTATCCATAATCAACTTGAAAAACTCAACCGGACATTAAAATTTCAGGTTATTCAAATTTATTGTCACAGAAAATAGAATAAGAAGAGCGCAGTTTCAAGCTCAAAATATTAGACACTTCTGGTTTGGACATGCTTTAAAAAGCAGATTTTACCAGTGCAGCCACAACGCCATTAGCTATCTGTAATCTTGTCCTCCAATCCAAGGGAGTCTTCAAAGGATCTGCCAACACCCAATcatagaaacaaaataaaaaatgtcattgGGAAGATCCTCTAAACATTGTTTTTATTCGGCTTTCTAAATTTACCATTTAGATGATCCTTCAAGCTTCCATTTTCTATGTTGTCAAATATGAGCAATCTGCATAGATGACCCAAAAAAGAAAGTTACAAAATCGCTATACCATTATCCACACCTATACCGAGGACACTCTAACTGTAACAGTGGCTCATGTCCATTTCTTATTCAACAAATGACtttattgagaaaaataaaaaacaaaaccaagaagATAAAACAAATCACATTTTccaagatttta
Above is a window of Glycine soja cultivar W05 chromosome 12, ASM419377v2, whole genome shotgun sequence DNA encoding:
- the LOC114380071 gene encoding dnaJ protein homolog is translated as MFGRAPKKSDSTRYYEILGVSKNASPDDLKKAYKKAAIKNHPDKGGDPEKFKELAQAYEVLSDPEKREIYDTYGEDALKEGMGGGGGGHDPFDIFSSFFGGSPFGSGGSSRGRRQRRGEDVVHPLKVSLEDLYLGTSKKLSLSRNVLCSKCNGKGSKSGASMTCAGCQGTGMKVSIRHLGPSMIQQMQHPCNECKGTGETINDRDRCQQCKGEKVVQEKKVLEVVVEKGMQNGQKITFPGEADEAPDTVTGDIVFVLQQKEHPKFKRKADDLFVEHTLSLTEALCGFQFVLAHLDGRQLLIKSNPGEVVKPDSYKAINDEGMPNYQRHFLKGKLYIHFSVEFPDTLSLDQVKALEATLPLKPTSQLTDMELDECEETTLHDVNMEEEIRRRQQAQQEAYEEDEDMHGGAQRVQCAQQ
- the LOC114378053 gene encoding probable receptor-like protein kinase At1g49730 isoform X1, which gives rise to MDPFIHKLRRHLLAWFHRSRSGAVFFVRRISYKDVRRATDGFHRVLYSNSEVSAYAAKFGDGGGACLVREVKGFDEGNDDFYRHVQFLGRLRHRHLLSLRGFSVGRNHKRLLIFDNIENGSLKDHLNDPLKTPLDWRTRLQIANGVVAALQEYLFLFSDPPVCHVSITSSNIMLDENFTAKLSDFGLLTSGGNSVMVPYSEDLKQKSCKIIFQLGVLILELVTGQSSEMEGSDLIEWIQESRFYNSIDKMIDPDLGNNYDCTELKSLLAVAKLCIKSWDKPSFTIPQLFRHLQKKIDISNY
- the LOC114378053 gene encoding probable receptor-like protein kinase At1g49730 isoform X2, with protein sequence MDPFIHKLRRHLLAWFHRSRSGAVFFVRRISYKDVRRATDGFHRVLYSNSEVSAYAAKFGDGGGACLVREVKGFDEGNDDFYRHVQFLGRLRHRHLLSLRGFSVGRNHKRLLIFDNIENGSLKDHLNDPLKTPLDWRTRLQIANGVVAALEYLFLFSDPPVCHVSITSSNIMLDENFTAKLSDFGLLTSGGNSVMVPYSEDLKQKSCKIIFQLGVLILELVTGQSSEMEGSDLIEWIQESRFYNSIDKMIDPDLGNNYDCTELKSLLAVAKLCIKSWDKPSFTIPQLFRHLQKKIDISNY